The proteins below are encoded in one region of Nitrosomonas ureae:
- a CDS encoding endonuclease/exonuclease/phosphatase family protein, translated as MKLLSWNIQWGRGMDGRVDLARIIRTIRQIGEFDVICLQEVAVNFPGLPGSRGENQVAELSAQLPGYTAIYGAATDVPDSSGGRSQFGNAIFTRLPVGQIWRHLLPWQAELTTPSMQRVLVEAVITTTEAGLLRVMTTHLEYYSHHQRQVQIDAIRHLHREAHTLSQRKFLTGERGGSFEVFPRPMEAILCGDLNFPATAPELAQILAPFNNDTPNFHDTWSVLNPGITHAPTVGIHPVDFVDRAECYDFVLITDGLVKHVKIHGIDAETAASDHQPVWVELG; from the coding sequence ATGAAACTATTGAGCTGGAACATCCAATGGGGACGTGGCATGGATGGACGAGTCGATCTTGCACGCATCATCCGGACAATCCGCCAGATAGGCGAATTTGATGTCATTTGCCTGCAGGAAGTCGCGGTTAATTTCCCCGGCCTGCCGGGCAGCCGGGGCGAGAATCAGGTTGCCGAACTTTCAGCACAATTGCCCGGCTATACTGCAATCTATGGCGCAGCCACCGATGTACCGGACAGCTCTGGTGGACGCAGTCAGTTTGGCAACGCCATATTCACCCGCTTGCCTGTCGGTCAGATTTGGCGGCATCTGTTGCCGTGGCAAGCGGAATTAACCACACCCAGCATGCAGCGTGTACTGGTGGAAGCGGTCATTACAACAACGGAGGCCGGTCTGTTGCGCGTGATGACGACACATCTCGAGTACTACTCGCACCATCAACGCCAAGTCCAGATAGATGCTATCCGCCACTTGCATCGTGAGGCGCATACCCTATCGCAACGAAAATTTCTAACCGGAGAGCGGGGCGGATCTTTCGAAGTCTTTCCCCGACCGATGGAAGCAATATTGTGCGGCGATCTCAACTTCCCGGCCACAGCGCCAGAACTCGCACAGATTCTCGCACCATTCAACAATGACACCCCAAACTTTCACGATACCTGGTCGGTACTGAATCCTGGCATAACCCATGCACCCACCGTCGGCATTCACCCGGTAGACTTCGTCGACCGGGCAGAATGCTATGACTTTGTGCTGATTACCGATGGATTAGTAAAGCACGTCAAAATACATGGCATTGATGCTGAAACAGCAGCTTCGGATCATCAGCCGGTATGGGTGGAGCTCGGGTGA